The following proteins are encoded in a genomic region of Neospora caninum Liverpool complete genome, chromosome XI:
- a CDS encoding SRS domain-containing protein, translated as MAGTRAFPTQRRMAGALFLVGAVLASSAVLGSNGQSDKTPPHTCTSGGASQGISVTVDTKTKTATFVCDTDINNVLPSPSGTTLTKYYADKALGKEKEEELATFFGQGSQATITQSQRNPTGKSTVELTLGKLPETIKTIYFGCSDKAASREAGRLGTGVGGHGARRLAAAKAAAAAGNKCVVTVTVPADPAANSKPELCYIRFKVFCGILVKHSFASFSLRGGRVCHFAPGCCSPMSAACTVAKKNMDLEITNESKSVSFQCDTNVGNLTPANPADLIFDESCQNPVKLADMLPSAKLATSTSGYTFSVEELPETAATFCYKCSAVAADKKEAPEEGSNACNVKIHVSAANLDSAASSVATTRSVPLLTSGLAISFLFFPVVL; from the exons ATGGCAGGGACTAGGGCTTTTCCAACGCAAAGGAGAATGGCGGGAGCTCTGTTTCTGGTCGGCGCCGTACTCGCGTCCAGTGCAGTGCTGGGGAGCAACGGACAGAGTGACAAAACGCCTCCCCACACCTGCACTTCAGGTGGCGCTTCACAAGGCATATCCGTCACAGTTGACACGAAAACCAAAACGGCCACATTTGTATGCGACACTGATATCAACAATGTGTTGCCGTCGCCGAGTGGCACAACACTCACCAAGTACTACGCGGATAAAGCTCtcgggaaggagaaagaggaggagtTGGCGACGTTTTTCGGCCAAGGGTCGCAAGCCACTATCACACAATCACAAAGAAACCCCACCGGCAAATCAACAGTCGAGTTGACGTTGGGAAAGCTCCCCGAGACTATCAAAACCATCTACTTCGGCTGCAGCGACAAGGCGGCATCTCGGGAGGCAGGGAGACTTGGAACCGGAGTAGGCGGCCATGGGGCAAGAAGGCTCGCCGCGGCAaaagcagcagcagcagcaggaAACAAATGCGTCGTCACAGTGACAGTTCCCGCTGATCCAGCTGCGAACAGTAAGCCGGAGTTATGTTACATTCGATTCAAAGTGTTTTGTGGAATCCTTGTG AAACattcgttcgcttctttttcgcttaGAGGAGGGCGTGTCTGTCACTTCGCTCCCGGGTGTTGCTCTCCTATGTCTGCAGCATGCACCGTTGCGAAGAAGAACATGGATCTGGAGATCACGAACGAATCCAAGAGCGTTTCCTTCCAGTGTGACACGAACGTTGGCAACCTGACTCCAGCAAATCCTGCAGATTTGATATTTGACGAATCTTGTCAGAACCCTGTAAAGCTGGCGGACATGCTGCCGTCTGCGAAGCTCGCGACATCGACCTCGGGCTACACGTTCAGTGTAGAGGAGTTGCCTGAGACTGCAGCCACTTTTTGCTATAAGTGCTCCGCTGTTGCTGCTgacaagaaggaagcgccAGAGGAGGGATCAAATGCTTGCAATGTGAAGATACATGTTTCAGCAGCTAATCTGGACAGTGCTGCCTCGAGCGTCGCCACGACCAGGTCGGTGCCGCTTCTCACTTCCGGATTAGCtatttcgtttctcttctttcccgtcgTGCTTTag